In one Pirellulales bacterium genomic region, the following are encoded:
- a CDS encoding PQQ-binding-like beta-propeller repeat protein, whose protein sequence is MARSIAGLMAVALFCATNSAEAARPVGKVVPQETAQLYGLQRAWATRIELDPSRGRLVNLRLESGLLLAQTDQAAIHVLDAETRETLWIGHIGRPGSVTSAPTANEKYVASTSGGELFLFDRPTGRVLWSRKLQSVPIAGPAISNERVYVPLVSGMITTFRLPDPNRKDESPLEQKLNDNALNYRGKGVTFSPPVVTRENIVWGTDAGNIYAVKPDDLLAIYRFKARGAVGGLMYRPPYVYATSRDGYVYALREDKGTARWQFSIGNPIAETPMATDDGVYAIPETGGLYKLDPQTGQELWAVPGVFQFVSASPTRLYTADAAGRLLILNAKTGTRQGMISTEGLTIKVFNRENDRIYLATATGLVQCLREIGLKQPAWHALVAVKDAEKSEGKAKGEGEEAKGKKPAADEGPDPFGVEDKTKDDPDDEKEDK, encoded by the coding sequence ATGGCCCGTTCGATCGCCGGCCTGATGGCCGTCGCCTTGTTTTGTGCCACAAACTCGGCCGAGGCGGCCCGCCCAGTGGGCAAGGTGGTGCCGCAGGAAACCGCCCAGCTTTATGGACTGCAACGCGCCTGGGCCACGCGCATCGAGCTCGACCCGTCCCGCGGACGTCTCGTCAATCTCCGGCTGGAGTCCGGACTCTTGCTGGCGCAGACCGATCAGGCCGCAATTCACGTGCTCGACGCGGAAACGCGGGAAACGCTCTGGATCGGCCACATAGGCCGGCCCGGTTCGGTCACCTCCGCGCCCACCGCCAACGAGAAGTACGTCGCTTCGACCAGCGGCGGCGAGCTGTTCCTCTTCGACCGCCCCACCGGACGCGTGTTGTGGTCGAGAAAGTTGCAGAGCGTGCCCATCGCCGGCCCGGCCATCAGCAACGAACGCGTCTATGTGCCGCTGGTCAGCGGCATGATCACCACCTTCCGCCTGCCGGACCCCAATCGCAAGGACGAATCGCCCCTGGAGCAAAAGCTGAACGACAACGCTTTGAACTACAGGGGCAAGGGCGTCACGTTCTCGCCTCCCGTCGTCACGCGGGAGAACATCGTTTGGGGAACCGACGCGGGCAACATCTATGCCGTCAAGCCCGACGACCTGCTGGCGATCTATCGCTTCAAAGCGAGAGGCGCGGTGGGCGGGCTGATGTACCGCCCGCCCTACGTCTATGCCACCTCGCGAGACGGCTACGTTTATGCCCTGCGCGAGGACAAGGGGACGGCCCGCTGGCAGTTTTCGATCGGCAATCCGATTGCCGAAACTCCGATGGCCACCGACGACGGCGTCTACGCCATTCCGGAAACGGGCGGGCTGTATAAGCTCGATCCGCAGACGGGCCAGGAGTTGTGGGCGGTGCCGGGCGTATTCCAGTTTGTTTCGGCCAGCCCGACCCGGCTCTACACGGCCGACGCCGCCGGACGCTTGCTGATTCTGAACGCCAAGACCGGCACGCGCCAGGGCATGATCTCGACGGAGGGCCTGACGATCAAGGTCTTCAACCGCGAGAACGACCGCATCTATCTGGCCACGGCGACGGGGTTGGTGCAATGCTTGCGAGAAATCGGCCTCAAACAACCGGCCTGGCACGCGCTGGTCGCGGTGAAAGACGCCGAGAAGAGCGAAGGCAAGGCCAAGGGTGAGGGCGAGGAGGCGAAGGGCAAGAAGCCGGCCGCCGACGAAGGGCCCGATCCGTTCGGCGTCGAAGACAAAACGAAGGACGATCCGGACGACGAGAAAGAAGACAAGTAG